ATTGCGTATCAGAAAGGATTCAACTTGTTattgaaaatgtataaatgTATTCAAATGTGTAGGACCTGCGAGATGTTACCGTCAAATTAAGGGAAAGCCATACCCTAAATCAAGATACTGTCGTGGTGTTCCCGATCCTAAGATCAGGATTTACGATGTTGGTATGAAGAGGAAAGGAGTTGATGAGTTCCCTTACTGTGTTCATTTGGTTTCATGGGAGAAAGAGAATGTTTCAAGTGAAGCTCTTGAAGCTGCTCGTATTGCTTGTAACAAGTACATGGTGAAGTCTGCCGGGAAAGATGCGTTTCATCTCCGTATTAGAGTTCATCCTTTCCATGTTCTTAGGATCAATAAGATGCTTTCTTGTGCTGGAGCTGATAGACTTCAGACTGGTATGAGAGGTGCTTTTGGCAAAGCTCTTGGTACTTGTGCTAGAGTTGCTATTGGACAGGTTCTTTTGTCTGTGAGGTGCAAAGATGCTCATGGTCATCATGCTCAGGAGGCTCTTCGTCGTGCTAAGTTTAAGTTCCCTGGTCGTCAAAAGATCATTGTTAGCAGGAAATGGtatgatttgtgtttgcttttttatgttactttctttttgttttgcaaaagGCTTCTTGTTGATGTTTGAAGTTGGAATATTATAGGGGGTTCACCAAGTTTAACCGTGCTGATTACACAAAGCTAAGGCAAGAGAAGAGGATTGTCCCTGATGGTGTAAATGCCAAGTTCCTATCTTGCCATGGTCCGTTGGCTAACCGTCAGCCCGGAAGTGCGTTCTTGTCAGCTGGTGCACAGTGATGCAGATGACTTGTCGATGTGGAGTTGATATCCTAGTTTTGGCAGATactcagtttttatttttttgttggtagtGACAGTTACAAACAATTCTCTTGCGGTTCTGTTGTTCATGGATAAGTTTTATGAAAGACTTGTTTTGTTATCTTTCATTTATGCAAATTTGGAAATGAGCTTAATCATTGTTGTCATTTGTGTTCTAGCACCA
This sequence is a window from Arabidopsis thaliana chromosome 1 sequence. Protein-coding genes within it:
- the RPL10B gene encoding Ribosomal protein L16p/L10e family protein (Ribosomal protein L16p/L10e family protein; FUNCTIONS IN: structural constituent of ribosome; INVOLVED IN: response to UV-B, developmental process, translation; LOCATED IN: ribosome, membrane, chloroplast envelope; EXPRESSED IN: 25 plant structures; EXPRESSED DURING: 15 growth stages; CONTAINS InterPro DOMAIN/s: Ribosomal protein L10e (InterPro:IPR001197), Ribosomal protein L10e/L16 (InterPro:IPR016180), Ribosomal protein L10e, conserved site (InterPro:IPR018255); BEST Arabidopsis thaliana protein match is: Ribosomal protein L16p/L10e family protein (TAIR:AT1G14320.1); Has 1680 Blast hits to 1678 proteins in 606 species: Archae - 325; Bacteria - 13; Metazoa - 563; Fungi - 162; Plants - 159; Viruses - 0; Other Eukaryotes - 458 (source: NCBI BLink).); this encodes MGRRPARCYRQIKGKPYPKSRYCRGVPDPKIRIYDVGMKRKGVDEFPYCVHLVSWEKENVSSEALEAARIACNKYMVKSAGKDAFHLRIRVHPFHVLRINKMLSCAGADRLQTGMRGAFGKALGTCARVAIGQVLLSVRCKDAHGHHAQEALRRAKFKFPGRQKIIVSRKWGFTKFNRADYTKLRQEKRIVPDGVNAKFLSCHGPLANRQPGSAFLSAGAQ
- the RPL10B gene encoding Ribosomal protein L16p/L10e family protein, with translation MKRKGVDEFPYCVHLVSWEKENVSSEALEAARIACNKYMVKSAGKDAFHLRIRVHPFHVLRINKMLSCAGADRLQTGMRGAFGKALGTCARVAIGQVLLSVRCKDAHGHHAQEALRRAKFKFPGRQKIIVSRKWGFTKFNRADYTKLRQEKRIVPDGVNAKFLSCHGPLANRQPGSAFLSAGAQ